Within Fusobacterium perfoetens ATCC 29250, the genomic segment TTACAATTCCAGCCAAATGCTCTATTTTTAATTCTTTATAAATAAAAAATCCAATAAATAAACAATATAATACTGCCATAGCTCCAGCTTCTGTAGGAGTAAAAAATCCAACTCTCATTCCTAAAATAATTCCAAATGGTAAAAGTAAAGCCCAAATAGAATCCTTCATTTGAAGAGCAACCTCTTTGCCTGTAGCTCTTTTTTCTCTTGTAGCTCCATAACCTCTTTTTCTCGAAATTATACTTACAGTAACCATTAAAGCTATACACATTAAAAATCCTGGAACATAACCAGCTAAAAACATTTTAGCAACAGATACATTGGCTATTAAAGAATAAATAATTAAATTTATTCCAGGAGGTATTACAGGAGTAATAGCTGAAGATGCTGCTGTTATAGCTGCTGAGAAAGATTTTGAAAATCCTCTTTTTGTCATCTCTGGAACTAATATTTTACACTCCATAGCTGCATCAGCATTAGCTGAACCAGAAATTCCACCCATAAGCACACTTAGAAGAACATTTACTTGAGCAAGTCCTCCTTTCATATGTCCAGATAAAACTTCTGCCATTTTCATTAATTTATCACTGATTCCTGAATAATTCATTACAGCTCCAGCCATTATAAAAAATGGAATAGCAAGTAATGGGAAAGATTCAGCACTTTTTATAAAAGTTTGTAATATTAAATCTGCAAAAGTGTTTGTATTCATAAATAAAAAGTAAAATAGTGATGATGCAAACAAAGCAAAGGAAATTGGAATATTACAGAAAAATAAAATAAAAAGTATTAAAACTGGTAATAATTTTTCCATTATTTATCTCCCTCCTTATTTATATCTCTAATAGCTTTTATTGTAAACCCTATAGAATGAAATAATATTAATCCAAATCCAACTATTAAAGCTGAATTTACATAGGCTGATGAAATTCCTAATACAGATGTTGGTTTAGATACAGAATATTTTGTAAAAATAATACTTAAATAAAATAAAACTCCTGTTAAAACTGTTACAAAAATATTTACTAAAACCATAAAAATTTTTTGCATTTTTTTAGGTAGTAATTGTACAAGCATATCAACACCTATGTGCATTTTTTTCTTAAAACAAGCAGCTCCACCAATATATATACTCCATATAAATGAAGTTGTAGCTATCTCTTCAGCACTTGAGATTGGAGAACCACCAAAAGTTCTCAACATAACATTTAAAATTACACTAGAAACTGTTATACAGATAAATATTCCAGCTATTATCTCTTCTAAATTATTTAATATTTTTTTCATAAGTATACCTCTCTTATTAAATGAGGCTTCTTTAATTTTATTTAAAGAAGCCTCTGTTAAACTTTACATATTAGACTTATAGATTATTTTTCATTTCTAATTTTAGCTAATTCTTCTTGTATTCTTTCATAAGTTCCTTCTGGAGTACCTAAATTTTTATAAATTCCTTCAGTTAATTTTGCAAATGCAGGTAAATTAACTTCGTTAATTTCTACACCAGCAGCTTGTAATTTTTCTATTAATTCTTTATCTAAATCAACCATTCTAATATTATTATTTATAGCAGCTTTATCAAATTCTTCTTGCATTACTTGTCTTTGCTCATCTGTTAAACTATCCCAAACTTTTGTAGAAATATATACTCCTGCAGTTCCTAAGAAGTGTTGAGTTAAACTCATTTTCTTTCTTAACTCATAAGTTTTTGTTAAATAGTTAGTTGCATAAGAACCTTCTAAACCATCAATAACACCTTGTTGTAAAGCTGATATTGTTTCTCCAAATGGCATAGATACAGCACTTGCCCCCATAGCATTTAAAGTATCTATAAATAATTTACTAGCTGGAACTCTGATTTTTAATCCTTTTAAATCTTTTGGTTCAACTACTTTTTTATCAGTTATTAAACTTCTAAATCCAAATATATAATCAAGTGATAAAACTTTTATTCCTTTTTCTTCAGCTTTTTTCTTTAATCCTTCTACATAATCTGTATGCATTAATTTTACATATTCATCATAATTTTCATATAACATTGGTCCTGCTAAAGCTGTAAATTCAGGAACATAATCTCCTATATAGCTTAAATCTTCTACTGATATAAAATTAGCTCCTCTAACAACTTGCTCTAATCCATCTTTATAAACAGGTAATTGTCCATTAGGGAATAGTAATAATTCAACTTGACCTTCTAATCTCTTATTAATATTTTCCGCTGCTTCTGCCATAGCAATATGAGTAGGTTCATTATCTTTAAAAATATAACTTACTCTTATTTCTAAAGGTTTATTTTCCTTTGCAGCTTCTTTTTTCTCTCCTCCACATCCCATTAAAAATGCTCCAACTGTAAGAGCTAATAAAAGACTTTTAAATTTTCTCATAAATTTTCTCCTTTCAAACTGTATTATTAACTATTTATTGCTTTCCTTTAACATAATATCTGGATAATTTGTAATTACTCCATGAACACCTATACTTTCTAACCATTGATAATCAACAACAGTATTTACTGTCCAAACAAAAGTTTTTATTCCTTTTTCTTCTAATTCTTTTACAGTATTTTTCGTTATTAAATTAATTTCTGGATGATAACTATAAGAAACTAATCCATTGTCATCTAAATATTTTGGTAAATTTAAAATTTCACTAGCTGTTAGTAAAGCTAATTTTAATTTTGGTTCTAATTTATGTAATGATTGGATAATGCTATGATGGAATGATGAAATTACAACTGAATCTAATCTATCAGCTTCATAAATTTCTTTTAATACAAGTTTTTCAATATCAGCTCTTCCTCTTTCAATTTCTTTTATCTCTATATTTAGAAGAACATCTTTAGGTACAACTTCAAATACTTCTTTTAGAGTTGGAACTCTTTCTCCTTTAAACTTTTCAGAAAACCAACTTCCACAATCTAAACTTCTTATATAATCAAAATCTAATTGATAAATATAACCTTTTCCATTAGTAGTCCTATCAACTTTCCAGTCATGAATAACCACTAACTTCCCATCTTTTGTTAACTGGACATCAATTTCTACTCCATTGGCTCCTTGTTCCACAGCTAATTTTAAAGCAGATAAAGTATTTTCTGGAGCATATGCAGAAGCTCCTCTATGACCTATAACTAACATTCTTCCACCCCTAACGAAAAAAAGTAGCCTAAAATTTTTTCAAAAATGAAAATTCTAATAGCCACTCCCCTCTCCAGCTTTTATTATTTTTATATTAATATATTAGCAACTTTATTTTAATTTGTCAATAAGATTTTAGTTTTTTTGTAGAAATTTTTATACTGAAATGATTATTTTTTTCTCGATTTCGTACTATAATAAAATTTATTAATGATTTTTACTCTATTTTTTGATAAAATAAAATTTATATATTTAATTAAAATTTTATATTTATTTGATAATATTTTTTATAATATAAAATTTAAAATATTGCTATAAAAAAGAGTTGAAGCAAACTAAAAATTTTTAAACAATTAATTTACATCAACTCTAATATTTTTTATTTTTTTATTTTATTTATTTTTTAAAATATATTTTATAGCTTCCATTCCAGCTATAGTTCCATCATTTACAGCAGTAGTTACTTGTCTAACTTTTTTAGCTACCATATCTCCAGCTACATATATTCCCTCTACATTTGTTTTCATAGTTTCATCTGTAACTACAAAACCTACTTTATCTAATGTAGCAAACTCTCCTAAAAGTTCTGTCATATTTTTTGTTCCAAGATATAGGAAAGCATATTGAGTTTCAAACTCTTTTTCCTCTCCATCTACTGAAACAAGAGCTTTTTCTAAATATTCATTTCCTGAAAGCTCTTTTAATTGAGCATTTAGATAAATTTTTACCTTTTCATTTTCTTGTAAAAGTTTTAGTTGTTCCTCACTACATTTTAATTCACTATCAGTTACAAATATATTAATCTCTTTTGAAAATCTAGTTAAAAACATAGCTTCCTCTGCTATCTCCTCACCTTTTCCAAATAGAGAAACTGTCATATTTCTAGTGAAAGCCCCATCACAAGTAGCACAATATGAAACACCAGCTCCTAAAAATTCCTTTTCTCCAGGAATTTTTTTACCAGAATTTTTACCAGCTCCTAAAGCAACCACTACTGTTTTAGCTCCAACATTTTCTACATCTGTTTTTACAATTTTAGGGGTTGAATATATATCTATTCCTAAAAAAGTTCCCTCTAAAAATTCTACATTAAATCTTTTAGCTTGTTCTCTCATATTTTCAAGAAGTGCTTTTCCTGTAATCTCTTGAGGAAAACCAGGATAATTTTCTATTGAGTGAGCCATAGCCAAACTTCCTACATCTCTTTTTTCTATTACTAAAACTGATAAATTACTTCTTCCACCATAAATTGCTGCTGTAAGTCCTGCTGGTCCTCCACCAACTACAACTAAATCATAATTTTTCATCAATAACCTCCTTTAAATTATTCCTAGTGATGTTAAAAATATTCTTTCTTCTCCAATAGTGGTACTTTCAGTATGTCCACTATACACCACTGTTTCACTTGGTAATTTACAAAGTCTTCTTAGACTATTAAAAAGTTGTTCTCCGCTACTTTCTGGAAAATCATATCTTCCAAAACTTCTTCTAAACATTGTATCTCCAGATATTAAAATTTTATCCTCTTTATCAAAGAAACATTTAGAACCTCTAGTGTGACCTGGAGTATCTATAACTAAAAATTTTCCTATCATATCTCCATCTTTAATTCTTTTGAAAGAGCCTTTATATATAAAGTTTATTCCAAAAATATAAGTTGAATGATTTTTTGCTGGGTCCACTAAACACTCAGCATCCTCATCTCCAATAAATACTTTAGCATCTGGGTAAACTTCTTTTATAGCATTTAATCCACAAATATGGTCTGAATGTCCGTGAGTTAAAATAATATATTTTAATTCTAATTGATTTTCATTTATAAAATCTATAATTTTATCTATTCTTTCTCCTTCACAATCAAATAAATATGCTTCTTTATTTTCATCCCATAGAAGATAGCTGTTTGTCATAAATCCGCCAGTATAAAACCTTTTTATATTCATAAATTATTACCTCCATTTCTCTTCTTATTATATATCTTATCATTTTTTATATCTATTTTCAATTTTTAATATTTTTATCAGATTTTTTTCTAATATAAGTTGATATTTTTTTTCTAACATTATATAATATACATTATAATTAATATGGGTTTAATTTATGAAATATTTTAGTGAGGATATATAAATGAATAAAGATTACAACATAGGAGTTTTTGATTCTGGACTTGGTGGAATTACTGTCCTAAAGGAAATTTCTAGACTTTTACCTAATGAAAATATTATATACTTTGGAGATACAAAAAATGTCCCTTATGGAGAAAAAACAAAAGAGGAAATTCAAGCTCTTTGTGAAAGAATAGTAAGATTTCTATTTACTAATGGTTGTAAATTAATAGTTATAGCTTGTAATACTGCTTCAATAGCTGCTTATGAATATTTACATAAAATTTCTCCTATTCCTATTGTGGGAATAATTAATTCTGCTGTAGATTCTATTCCTTATAATACTTATAAAGAAATAGGAATAATAGGTACACCTTTTACTGTAAACAGTGGAGAATATCCTAGAAAAATTAAGGAAAAAGATGAAAATTTGAAAATATATTCTGTTGGATGTGAAAAACTTTGTCCTATGATAGAAAAAGGTTGGGAAAATTTTTCTGACAGAAGAGTTATACTAGCTGATTATATCACTCGTATTCCAAAATCAGCTGAAGCTTTACTTTTAGCTTGTACTCATTATCCTCTTATTCTTAATGATATCAAAGATATTTTTGAAGGAGATATTTTAGACCCAGGAGAAGAGTGTGCTAGAGAAGTATTTAGAACATTAAAAGCTAATAATCTTTTTAATCCGAAAAATGAAAAAGGAAAGATTGAATTTTATGTAAGTGGTGATAAAGAGATTTTTCAAAAGAAAGCACAAGAATTTTTAGGTTATGAAATAACTAGACTTTTTAAAGTAAATATTTAATAAAAATATATTTTATAAAAAAGCTGAGTAGCATTAAAAAAGTTTTACTCAGTTTTTTTATTAAAATTTTTTAATCTTATTTTTTTAATTTTTACTATTTTCAAGGTATTTTACTTTCTATCAAAAATTTATAATTTCCTAAACAATAAAAAGAAAAAGAAGCCCAAGCTTCCTTTTCTTTTGTCTTATATAATCTTTATTAAAATTTAGAAACATTATTCATATAGAGGAAATTTTAAACAAAGAGCTTTTACTTCCTCTCTTATTTCTTGAAGTTTTTCTACATTATTTATATTATCAACAACCTCTAATATAAATTTTGCAATTTGCTCCATTTCTTTTTCTTTCATTCCTCTAGTTGTCATAGCTGGAGAACCTATTCTTATTCCACTTGTTACCATTGGTTTTTCTGTATCATAAGGAATTCCATTTTTATTTACAGTAATTCCAGCTATTTCTAAAGCTTTTTCAACTTGTGCTCCTGTTAATCCTTTATTAGCTTTTACATCTATTAATACCATATGGTTATCTGTACCACCACTAACTATTCTAAGTCCTCCTTCTTCAAGAACTTTTGCTAAAACTTTCGCATTTTTTACAACTTGATGTTGATATTCTTTAAAGCTTGGTTCTAAAGCTTCTTTGAATGCCACAGCTTTAGCTGCTATTATGTGCATTAATGGTCCCCCTTGAATTCCAGGGAATATAGTTTTATTTATTTTTTTTGCAATTTCTTCGTTATTTGTCATTATAACTCCACCACGAGGTCCTCTTAGAGTTTTATGAGTAGTAGTTGTAACAACATCTGCATAAGGAATTGGACTTGGATGTTCTCCTGTAGCTACAAGTCCAGCTATATGAGCCATGTCTACCATTAAATAAGCTCCTACTTTATCAGCAATTTCTCTAAATTTTTTGAAATCTATAACTCTTGCATAAGCACTAGCTCCAGCTACTATTAATTTTGGTTTAACTTCCATAGCAATTCTTTCAACTTCGTCATAATCTATTAATTCAGTTTCTTTTGATACACTGTAAGAATATACATTGTAATCTTTTCCTGAAAAGTTTACATTTTTTCCATGAGTTAAATGTCCCCCATGGTCTAATCTCATTCCTAAAATTGTATCTCCAATATTTATTAATGCTTTGTAAACTCCCATATTAGCTTGTGAACCTGAATGAGGTTGAACATTTACATAATTTACATTAAATAACTTTTTTGCTCTTTCAATGGCTAATTTTTCTGCCACATCTACATAAATACATCCACCATAATATCTTTTATCTGGATATCCTTCAGCATATTTATTTGTCATTATACTACCTGCAGCTTCTAAAACGGATGGGGACACGAAGTTTTCAGAGGCTATTAATTCAATTCCTTCATTTTGTCTCTTTCTTTCTAGTTCAATTGCTTCAAATATTTCTCTGTCTGTTTCGTAAAGTTTTTCTAATTTTATCATTTGTGTCCTCCATTTTATCTTAAGCCTTAGGCTCTTTATTTTAGATTTTTTTATCTTATCATATTTCAAAAAAAAATAAAAGTGTTTTTTTAATAAAAACAAATGTTTTTTATTTTTGTTTATTATTTGTACATAGGAATTACTATTTATATATTTCCTTTTTTATCTAAAGATGTTATAATTTAAAATATTAAAGCTAATAATTTAAAACTATAAAAAGCTTGTAATAAAATTTAGGAGGATATATGAAAAAAGTTAAGTTTTTATACAATCCTTTTTCTGGAGAAAAAGAAATTGTTAAATACCTAGACTATATTATTTATTCTTATCAAAAAAAAGGTTATACTATAATTCCTTATAGAATTAGTTTTGATTCTAATTTAGAAAATGTTTTTGAAGATATTGATGAAAGTTTTCATCATATTTTAATTTCTGGTGGAGATGGAACTGTAAATGAAATTGTAAATATTATGAAAAGAAAAAATATAGATTTACCTATAGGAGTGATTCCAGCTGGTACAGCTAATGATTTTGCTCATTTAATCGGTATGCCTCAAAGTATAAGATATTCCATTGATATGATATTAAATAGCGAAGTTTCTACTGTAGATTTAGGAAAAGCTAATGGAAAATATTTTGTAAATATTTTTAGTTCTGGACTTTTTACAGATGTTTCTCAAAAAACTCCTACTGAATATAAAAATACTTTTGGAAAATTAGCTTATTATTTTACAGGAATAAAGGAATTACCTAAATTTAAAATGTTAGATTTAATGGTAAAATCTAAAGAGTATTCTTTTGAGGGAAGCTCTATTCTTTTCTTTGTTTTTAATGGTAGAACTGCTGGAAATTTTCAAGTGGCTCATGATTCCACAGTTGATGACGGTTTTCTTGATGTAATCATCATTCCTAAAGAAAATTTCTTAGAAAAATTATATATTCTCCCTCATTTAATGTTAAAAAATAATACCTCTTACCCAAAAGGTATTATACATTTTAAAACTGATGAGATAGAAATAGATGTTAAAAATAAAGGAGATTATACTACTGATATTGATGGAGAACCTGGACCTCATTTTCCTATAAAAATCACTTGTGAAAAAAATGGATTAAAAGTTTTAGGTTGGATATAAAAAACAAAAAAGTGAAGATTTTATTCTTCACTTTTTTATCAAATAAAAACTTCTATTCTTTTAAAAGCCACTCTATAACATTTACTCTTTTAATTCCATCATAATTAGAGTTTAGTAAAATTTCATCTAAAGTTATTAAATATTTAACATGATTATCTGTAAAGTTCAAATTAGGATTATATTCCTATTTTTTACAAAAATGAATATCTAAATAAAACAAAAAAGCTCTCAAGAAATTGAGAGCTTCTATCTGACCTTTTGAATCCAAACTTTAAAGTACCCAACGGGTATTTACATATATATTATAAGATATTTTTGTTAAAAAGTCAATATTTTTAGAAATCTACATCACTTTCTGATAATTTTGGGGCTTTGGCATCTTTTGGAGAAAGAATTGGATTTTCAATTCCCCAATTGATATTTAGCTCTTCATCATTCCAAATTATATTTCTATCAGCTTCAAAGTTATAATAGTTATCAGCTTTATATAAAAATTCTACATTATCAGTTAAAGTTAAAAATCCGTGAGCAAAACCTCTAGGGATTAAAAACTGTCTTTTATTTTCTTCTGATAAAACACAAGAAACCCATTTTTTATAAGTTTTAGAATTTTTTCTTAAATCTACAGCTACATCTAAAACTGCTCCTCTTACACATCTTATAAGTTTTGCTTGAGAAGCTTCTCCTTTTTGGAAATGTAGACCTCTTAAAGTTCCTTTTACTGCTGAAAAAGAATGGTTATCTTGTACAAAATTATAGAAAAGTCCAGCTTCTTCCATTTTTCTTTGTGACCAAGATTCAGTAAACCAACCTCTATTATCTCCAAAAACTTGTGGTTCTATTATAACTACATCTTCTATATCTGTTTTTATAACTTTCATTTTTTCTCCTAATATTTTATTTTATCCTCTGCTACTTTTAAAAGATATTGTCCATAATTTGATTTTCCATATTTTTTAGCTGCTTCTAAAAGTTTCTCTTTATCTATCCATTTATGTAAATATGCTATTTCTTCTAAAGAAGCTATTTGTATTCCTTGACGGTTTTCTATTGTTTTTATAAACTCTGTAGCTTCTGCTAGTGAATCCATTGTTCCTGTATCTAACCAAGCATAACCTCTACCTAAAGTTATTACATTTAATGTTCCATCTTCTAAATACATTTTATTTAAGTCAGTTATTTCTAACTCTCCTCTTTTTGATGGTCTTACTTTTTTTGCAAAATCTACAACTCTATTATCATAGAAATATAATCCTGTTACACAATAATTTGATTTTGGATGTTCTGGTTTTTCCTCTATTGATATGGCTTTTCCATCTTTGTCAAACTCCACTATTCCAAATCTTTCTGGGTCATTTACATAATAACCAAAAATTGTTGCTCCAACCTCTTTAGCTTCAGCTTCTTTTAAATGTTTTGAAAGTCCTGCTCCATAGAAAATATTATCTCCTAATATCATTGCACAAGAATCATTTCCTATAAATTCTTCCCCAATTAAAAATGCTTGAGCAAGTCCATCTGGTCTTGGTTGTTCTGCATAACTTAAAGAGATTCCATATTGACTTCCATCTCCTAAAAGTTTTTTAAAATTTGGTAAATCTTGTGGTGTTGAAATTATTAAAATCTCTTTTATCCCTGCTAACATTAGAGTTGACAATGGATAAAATATCATTGGTTTGTCGTAGACTGGTAAAAGTTGTTTTGATGTTACCATTGTAAGAGGGTATAATCTTGTTCCTGACCCTCCAGCTAATATTATTCCTTTCATAAACTACTCCCTTTGTAATAATTTTATAATTTTATTATACTTTATTATAAAATAAAAATCAATTACTATACTTTATTTTCCATTGACTAATATTAAAAAATATGATATACTTTATTTTTACAAAATGACTTAAAAGTCATTTTATAATTTGGAGGTAATAAATGAAAAAAACTTTTTTAATTTTAGGTATTGGAGCTATTCTTGCTCAAGGAGCTTATGCTAACAGTATTGGATTAGGATATGGAGTTACTAGTAAAGTTTTCAAAAGTGATGAACCTCATTATGTTTTACCCTTTGTAGATATTGAATATAATGGATTTTTTATTGATGGAGGAAAACCATATGGATTTGCTTTTGGATACAATTTAATTGAAGAGGATAATTATTCTTTCTCTATTTATGCTATTCCTTTTGGAGGATATAAAATAGAAGCCAAAGATATGGATGCAGGTTACAAAGGAATTGATGATAGAGATACTCAATTTATGGGTGGAGCTGAATTTTCTTATACTTTTATTCCATTTGAAGTTACTTCTTCTGTAGCTTTAGAATATGGAAAAGAAGGAGGAAATATTCATTTAAAACTTAATAAACCTTTCTATATTAATTCTCAATTTACTTTAGTTCCTAGCTTCAATTATACTTACTACAATAATAAAATGGTGGACTATTATTTTGGTGTAGATTCTCATGAAACTAAATACAATAGACCTGAGTCATATAATATTCATGGAGCTTATGATGGAAAAGCTGGATATACTTGTGGAATTGGATTACTTGGAAACTATCAACTGACTGAAAGTTTTTCTACAGTTGGATTTGTAGGAATAACTAAATTATCTAAGGAGTTATCTGATTCTCCTTTGGCTCATGATGATATTGTTACAGCTGTTGGTGGAGGAATTATTTATTCTTTCTAATTATAATTTAAATACAAAAAGGGTATTGCAAAAATTTACAATACCCTTTTTTATTATTTTTCTTTATATTCTGTTATTCTTACACTTGAATCATATTCTCTTTTATAATCTCTAAGTTCTATATATTTTATTTTTTGTTCTAATAAGAATATTTCTTTTTCTAAGATTTTAAATTTTTCATCTAAAACTAAAGCTTCTTTTTCTGTAACTTTTCTTAAACTAGTACTAAGTTTTTCAATTTCTAAAACTTTTCTATTAATTTCTTTTTCTTTTTCTAATAATTTCAAATTATTATTAGATATTTCTAAATATTGTTTTTCTTTTATAGAACTTTTATTTTTTACAGCTAAGTCACCATTTTCTAGGACCACTACTTCATTAGAACCTAAATTATATTTTGATAATAAAGTTGAATAAAAAGCTATTTTTTCTTTTATAATATCTAACTCTCTTAATAATATAGTTTTTTCTCCAGATAATAATATTTTTTCCTTTTCAACATTAATAGCTAAATTATTAGATACAATATAGCTTTCTAAATCTCTATAAATACTATTTCTTATTTTCCAAATTTCAAAAGATAT encodes:
- a CDS encoding MipA/OmpV family protein, with amino-acid sequence MKKTFLILGIGAILAQGAYANSIGLGYGVTSKVFKSDEPHYVLPFVDIEYNGFFIDGGKPYGFAFGYNLIEEDNYSFSIYAIPFGGYKIEAKDMDAGYKGIDDRDTQFMGGAEFSYTFIPFEVTSSVALEYGKEGGNIHLKLNKPFYINSQFTLVPSFNYTYYNNKMVDYYFGVDSHETKYNRPESYNIHGAYDGKAGYTCGIGLLGNYQLTESFSTVGFVGITKLSKELSDSPLAHDDIVTAVGGGIIYSF